In Mangifera indica cultivar Alphonso chromosome 7, CATAS_Mindica_2.1, whole genome shotgun sequence, the genomic window GAAAAACAGTCATTTAGGAACCAGGGATAAAACTTCACGGAAGAGGAAAAGGGTTTTGTAtggagatgaagaagatgaggattatgaaggggaggaggaggaagaggaggatgaggatgaggacgAGGAGTTTACCCCTGATGAAGATGATTCTTTAGATGAGGAAGAGGAATTGGTGTTCACAAAGAAGAACACCAGGTGGAAGAATAAGAAGTGGGGAGGAAAAGGTTTGAGAAAAAAAGGTTCTGTTAGAGGTCAAAAAATGAGACAACGAACTGCCTCAGCAAAGCCTtcaggaaagaaaggaagaaggaCTCGGGGGTTGAGGAGGAAAGAAAGATGttatgatgatgaagatggtgATTTTCTTGATGATGCTCCAGCTGTGGGAGAAAAGAGTAAGACAAAATCAAGTCGGAGAGGGAGAAAATATGTTGTACGTTCAGATTCAGATTTTGTGTCTTCTGGGTCCTCTGATTATGATTATACAGTATCAGACGAAGAGAGAGAGCAAGTGAGAGAAGCCAATGAATTGTGTGGGAATCTGAAAACTAGTTTAAGGAGTTCATTTCCCTCGAAGAAAATTGAGGAGGAAGATAACGTACAGGAGCAAAGAAAACCTCCTGCAAGAAAGGGTAAGGAGAAGATGGAAGTGGTGAAGCATGAAGTGGCAAAGCAAGTATGTGGTATATGTCTTTCTGAGGAAGATAAAAGAAGATTCAGGGGAACTCTGAACTGTTGCAGTCACTTTTTCTGTTTCAATTGCATCATGGAATGGTCAAAAGTGGAATCACGTTGCCCTTTGTGCAAGCAACGGTTCAAGACTATTACTAAGCCTGAAAGAACAGCAGCTGGTGTTGATTTGAGAAGTGTGGTGATTCAAGTACCCAAGCGAGATCAAGTATGTTACTAGTTGCCCTCACTCTTCTTGTGCTTGTCAATATACTTCTTCTTTACCTTATTGTTACTTCCTGATTTGAACTGAGATTATTGCTTTACGCAGGTCTATCAACCATCTGAGGAAGACCTCAGGAGTTATCTTGACCCATATGAGAATGTTATCTGTTCTGAATGCCACCTAGGAGGGGATGATGGCCTAATGTTACTGTGTGATATCTGTGATTCATCAGCACACACCTATTGTGTTGGCCTTGGGCGGGTTGTACCTGAAGGCAATTGGTACTGTGATGTCTGTAGACCTGTTGCTCCTGGATCTTCTAGTTCCCTAGCTCAAGATCTTTTACCTGATCAAAGAAGCACAAACAACAACTTGTTTAATAGACCATCACCCATCTTAAGTTCTGGGGAAAGTTTAGAACCTTCTTCATTGTCTTCCCCTTGTATACTCTCAACTCAAGGTTCTGTAAATCTTTCATCACCTAGAGTTAGTGTTGGAGATGTTCAGGCAGCTTCTCCAGGATCTGGAGCAGGGGCACCAACCCTCTCGGGGAGACGCTGGATACACCGTCAGATACAAAATCTCATTTCTATTAATAGAATGAATTTTATGGCTGGTAGTGTTAATGATATGCCAACCCCCAATTTGAGTAGTGACATTTTGAACTCTCAAATAGAACAGAGTGGGGAAACAGTAGTTCAACAAGCAAGTTTATCAGGAAACACGGAGCTATTGCATCAGACACTTATTGGGGAGAGATTACATGAATATCCCTCTTCTTTGGCAGAAAATAGTGGATTTTTTGTTTCAAGATTAAGCCATTTGAGAAGGCAAGCGGTTCAGGATCCAACAATGACTACCATGAATAGGCCTGCCAATTTAACATTATGGCCAGAACTTGCTGGGATCAATTCAATACCATCCTATGAGCAATTGCGACAGTGCGGCAGTATATCACATATTGGGTCTGATGGTGTTTTGTCTCCTTTCGCAGCTAAGGATGAGGGTGATTTTTATGCAGCAAAGGAACAGTTGCAATCAATTGTCAAAAGCCATTTGAAAAACTTGTCCAGAGATATCGAACTTGGTATGAATTCTCCTTTCTTTTTAACTAAATACAGTTAAATGTTTCTTACATCATTTCAGttctagaaaacaaaaatatccttaTTTTAAGTTATGCATGCTTATATTTTAGCATGGCAGTGGACTTACGATTAGGTTCAATTGAATGATTTATGATCAACATGCTTTTGAAAGTAGTCAAATGAGCCGTGTGGTTTTTATGCAGACCTCAGTACATTCAAGGACATTGCAAGAAGTTCTACACATACGATTTTAGCTGCTTGTGGTCTCGAACACAGGAGGAATGAGGTTTACTTTGTGCACCCACCATCGATTTGTTCTCATGTAGAAAGATTGGCAGTTGGACAGACTAGTTTAATGAAAGGTTTCTGCTCTTCTTGCTTTGATACTTTTGTAAAAGATGTTGTGAAGAGAATCATGGATACAAGGATGCCACAATGGTTAAGTTTAGGTCTTTAGGATTGATGCAGAAAGTTTATCTCTCTTCTCATGTCTTTTTGATAGGAGATAGACAATTTATTGTAACTTGTTAATAGAGATAATTAGCTGAGTACATTGAGCACCAATAAAGTGCTCCATTCTTGTATGGTCATCGTACTAGTCATTGTTTAGGCTGGACAAGTCAAACCATTTTTACTACTCACCAATTTTTCtgttgtttgtatatattttcCTGATGAAGAGGATCAGGTATTGAACAACCATCACTTGATGGTTATAGGCGTGGGAAAATATCATGCACTTCCCTCAACTTGATGGACTGacactaaaatattttttatttggagaATAACCAACACAGAAGTCCCTCCTTTATTGGAAGTATCAGAAATTCATTCACAGTGGATTTTATCCTTGATAAATGCATTAACTAAATTGGTTGACTAATATATCAGCAAGGGTAAACTTAACAAGGGGGTGTTTTTAAGTCAAGCTGATTCGAGTTCGAATCAATGTTAGGTTTAAATGAGTCAAATTGAgcagattcaatttttcttcagcTTATCAAGCTTGAACCAGGATTGAGATAGATACTGATATAAGAATTTGTTTAACTGGTGATTTCTTAATTTTACCTAACAACTTTTCTGATTTTCCAATGTTACTATTCTCCTTCTTTAGTGTTATTGTTCACCTCCGGTGTGTGTTTACTGACTTGAATGGAAGGGTAATATTATTGTCTCCTCTCTTTGTAGTATAAATAGATAGTAGTAataagccaaaagactttttcccacccaaggtttagtatatTTTCGAACTCTTACAtgtaagatttgaaaaacttaaatgtttatccttttgttaaaattcttggttagggttaaaaataaaaccgttatttaaaaaaattaaaataataaaataaaattttatcttattttctcataatttaaaaaattaataatttatctacatcttttttctttctctagcCACTTTCTCCGTTTTGGCTAACAAACGACGTTTTCCATCAATTGTTCGAGTGTCCAagcatcatcttcatctctctCAAACAAAGACGAATAAGTTTTGTCTAAGgcaaagataataaataaaataataattttttaaattttaaatgaaaaaaaatattaattttttaaattaaagaaaaaaaagtaaaaaaaatttattttttatttttattaaataataattttacctttttaactataacaaaaaattttttaaagcttctatacaaaaatttggaaacacACGAgaacttgggtgagaataacTCTTTTGCCCTAATAATAATCCTATCAACTTTCAACAATGATTAGGGTCCCTATTTACTCTCTCTCCCCCAGTCCTCTTAATAAACCGGGTAATAATATTAATGACTCTATTTATTCTGTCTCCTGTCACTCCCTCTTTTTTACAACTTTTTTTCCTCTtgttctcttctctctctctctctcgtttACCTTTTATTTCCGCAAAATCAAGCTTTTTGTGtcccaaatttttatttagatacCAAACCTGACGAGAAGATTGTTGCCTTCTAATTTCTGAGTATTAAAATAGTTCATCAAAGATGTTTGTCTTCTAATGTTATTAGTAGTCATGGAGTAATGTTTGTGTGAAAGTGCATGGGATAGAACGGGAACAATCATCACATTACTCTTGCTGCTGTTATACATCCTGTTGAGATTTCATTACAGAATGTTTAtagtgaatataaattaataaaactatccctacaatcttttaatatataattttgatatataaataatatgtcattatgtgattagataattttaaattaaagatacaaTAATACtgaattacataatgacacattatctatctatcaaaaatgtatacacacatCATTGCTCGTACTGAAATGGGCAACCCAGTATTTCAACAGAAAATAGGCTAATTAGCTACCCATGGAAGGACTTGGATgggtttaaattatttttctttttgctctTTGATTCTAAAATTATATGATCCAAAGATGAAAGCTGAAATTGAAGTCTGTTTAGGCCTAATAAGTAACATATTGTTGCAACATAAATTACACTCATTCTACTACACCTTATTCAAACACTGCGCTTAATACATAGGCATATTACTACAAACAAACCATAGACTGCAGGGTTTTGCAGAAGTGAATTTCAAGTCCCCTGCTGCATCATCGTCTCATCAAGAATGGTGGACAACAACAACCCTTGAACAAACTCAGACCTTTTCGCCTTCTCTTCCCGATCCTTGAGGGACACAGGAGTTGGCTGGACATTTCTGTCactaaaaaccaaaatattagaATAAGAAAGTGGGGAGAAAAAACATTAGAATATATCATGATGTGAACATGGATATGCTGAAATGTCCTTCGATATGAGTAAATTATGTGTCAAAAGCTAAAAAAAGTTAATGAGTTTCTTTTGCTCAAAGTAAGGAGATGGAATGAACTGAGCACTGCTTGCCTCATAGCATCATTCAACAGGATTATGAGgttcaatatattataaaaatatgccTCAAAAAGCAACCTGAATCTTTGACCAGGCATCAGATTTCGGATATTTAACAAAGCAATGTGTATATAATACACAACTAACCGTAGAATGACTTCATTCAGCAAATGACTTTGTTCAAACTGTCACAGTtttcttaagaataaattatatttaactgGATTcagcaaaaaaataataataataataatgaggaATGCTCATGCCCATAAAGTTTGCTGTTTTTCAGAGAACATAATATATGTCACTAACAGCTTCTAGTGCCAATGCAATTTCCTGAAGCTTGAGAAGCACCCTTTGTCCTAATAAAACCTCCACCAACAGAAACACTTCAACTGACCTAATGCATCTTTTCAGAATTTCTCAACACTAACTTCTTCCTTTACAGTATAAAGAAACTGACGGAAAACTTCCGCTCCTAAAACTGCTTAACTACTTAAGCCTATCATCAacaaattttgcaaaataatagaattgaatgtctcaagaaaataaaaaataagaatcatGGTTCGaatatcttttatataaagAAGCAATCAAAAATTTCAAGGCAGTCAAGCTAGACGCCGCTACCACAGGCAAGTTTCTAATACATATAAAACTTTATAGAGGGAATTCATAAAGTTAGCATACCGTTCTAAAACCTTCTCATTAGAGTTTTTCTTGCCTGAGCTTGTTGCAGAAGATAAGTGAGACTGGACACTAACAGAATCATCAGACACAGGCAAGATAAATGAAGATAATAATGGATCTGGAGCTGCATTAGATGAGGAAATTATACAAGAACTCCCAAAAAGGGACTGTAGATTTCCCTCCCGAAACTCTTTCTTCAACAAAGAAAGTGTTGAGTGAGATCCACCTCTACGTGTTTTCCTCCTGCGCTGCATGTAATCATGCATTAAGGAATTCACAGCATTATGCCAAATCCACATCATAATTATGTTTTGAGAAGAAAGCCTTTAAACTTTGAACTAGTAGCATCTATATTAAAAgccaaaaagaaatattataacaGAATTACTTAAACAAGTGGAAACTAGTATCAGAATATCTTGAAGATCTAAACAGTTATAGATCAAATAAGATGAAACAAATTCACATCATGAAAAGTCAATCAACTCTAATATATTTAAGGCATGAAACTAAGCTTAAGAATATGCATGACAGAcgctaataataaaattctgtGGACCTGCACAATGACCAAACTACAGGCGAGGCTTAACTTTAACACCAAAGCTAGAAGAGAGAAAACATAATCCTTATGTGGACAACTTGGTTATGACAAATAATTACAatcaaatcatcaacaaaaataattttgcatAAGTTACGTGCAAAGTACAAAGCATGCTGAATGCTCTTAAGCacaaaaatgattaataaagGCAATATTcagatattattaaaaacatacAAATGCCTCAGGGAAAAAGGATATCCTAAATATATTTCCATGTTGTAGAGTTATGTGTGCAACCATATCAACCCCCACCCTCATTGAACAAACTGGACAAACCTGCAAACAAACCTGCAAATAATTAGTGCCCAGTATTAGTAAATAAAGCTTCAATAAGCACTTTCTGCAACTGGGGAATACATGATCCTAATCCACAACATAATGAGAGGAATCCGGAAAAGAAAAACCCAAACCACCCTTAGTTCAAACacacaaaattaagttttaggcttcagttttttttttttttttcttag contains:
- the LOC123220081 gene encoding protein DEHYDRATION-INDUCED 19 homolog 3-like isoform X3, with product MDADSWSARLSSASRRYQSALQSRSDMFMGFEEIDGDDDIREEFPCPFCSEYFDIVGLCCHIDDEHPVEAKNGVCPVCSMRVGVDMVAHITLQHGNIFRMQRRRKTRRGGSHSTLSLLKKEFREGNLQSLFGSSCIISSSNAAPDPLLSSFILPVSDDSVSVQSHLSSATSSGKKNSNEKVLERDRNVQPTPVSLKDREEKAKRSEFVQGLLLSTILDETMMQQGT
- the LOC123220081 gene encoding protein DEHYDRATION-INDUCED 19 homolog 3-like isoform X1, whose translation is MDADSWSARLSSASRRYQSALQSRSDMFMGFEEIDGDDDIREEFPCPFCSEYFDIVGLCCHIDDEHPVEAKNGVCLQVCPVCSMRVGVDMVAHITLQHGNIFRMQRRRKTRRGGSHSTLSLLKKEFREGNLQSLFGSSCIISSSNAAPDPLLSSFILPVSDDSVSVQSHLSSATSSGKKNSNEKVLERDRNVQPTPVSLKDREEKAKRSEFVQGLLLSTILDETMMQQGT
- the LOC123220081 gene encoding protein DEHYDRATION-INDUCED 19 homolog 3-like isoform X2 translates to MDADSWSARLSSASRRYQSALQSRSDMFMGFEEIDGDDDIREEFPCPFCSEYFDIVGLCCHIDDEHPVEAKNGVCLQVCPVCSMRVGVDMVAHITLQHGNIFRMQRRRKTRRGGSHSTLSLLKKEFREGNLQSLFGSSCIISSSNAAPDPLLSSFILPVSDDSVSVQSHLSSATSSGKKNSNEKVLERNVQPTPVSLKDREEKAKRSEFVQGLLLSTILDETMMQQGT
- the LOC123220081 gene encoding protein DEHYDRATION-INDUCED 19 homolog 3-like isoform X4; translated protein: MDADSWSARLSSASRRYQSALQSRSDMFMGFEEIDGDDDIREEFPCPFCSEYFDIVGLCCHIDDEHPVEAKNGVCPVCSMRVGVDMVAHITLQHGNIFRMQRRRKTRRGGSHSTLSLLKKEFREGNLQSLFGSSCIISSSNAAPDPLLSSFILPVSDDSVSVQSHLSSATSSGKKNSNEKVLERNVQPTPVSLKDREEKAKRSEFVQGLLLSTILDETMMQQGT
- the LOC123221212 gene encoding uncharacterized protein LOC123221212, whose protein sequence is MGRGGKINSRGDVKRRVRSKDKGSDDSDEDYVVSDEGNDVSEDELEDYCSSLDGYASEESFNGFVEEEEEVEEEKEARKVIGLKVKNSHLGTRDKTSRKRKRVLYGDEEDEDYEGEEEEEEDEDEDEEFTPDEDDSLDEEEELVFTKKNTRWKNKKWGGKGLRKKGSVRGQKMRQRTASAKPSGKKGRRTRGLRRKERCYDDEDGDFLDDAPAVGEKSKTKSSRRGRKYVVRSDSDFVSSGSSDYDYTVSDEEREQVREANELCGNLKTSLRSSFPSKKIEEEDNVQEQRKPPARKGKEKMEVVKHEVAKQVCGICLSEEDKRRFRGTLNCCSHFFCFNCIMEWSKVESRCPLCKQRFKTITKPERTAAGVDLRSVVIQVPKRDQVYQPSEEDLRSYLDPYENVICSECHLGGDDGLMLLCDICDSSAHTYCVGLGRVVPEGNWYCDVCRPVAPGSSSSLAQDLLPDQRSTNNNLFNRPSPILSSGESLEPSSLSSPCILSTQGSVNLSSPRVSVGDVQAASPGSGAGAPTLSGRRWIHRQIQNLISINRMNFMAGSVNDMPTPNLSSDILNSQIEQSGETVVQQASLSGNTELLHQTLIGERLHEYPSSLAENSGFFVSRLSHLRRQAVQDPTMTTMNRPANLTLWPELAGINSIPSYEQLRQCGSISHIGSDGVLSPFAAKDEGDFYAAKEQLQSIVKSHLKNLSRDIELDLSTFKDIARSSTHTILAACGLEHRRNEVYFVHPPSICSHVERLAVGQTSLMKGFCSSCFDTFVKDVVKRIMDTRMPQWLSLGL